The proteins below come from a single Methanothrix thermoacetophila PT genomic window:
- a CDS encoding glutamate-cysteine ligase family protein has translation MIGTEHEYSINDLCFNPLPISDLLIKRLSGRVEHEIDFGALRLSKELQKHVLELVPPPAESLQELEALLYGGVRRLYSCFGEYRFLGLGMHPLLTLDQTTFWEHDEAEYYHIYDRLFNIKQHGWLNIQALQINISYAGSDMLVEMFNRLRALLPYLIAISAASPFVEGRFTGYMDNRLLFYMENQREIPEICHDVIPERIRSIRDYVIINRVIYRKLQERGADLLCREWVNSRGIIVRFKRRCLEVKAIDEQECIRSDMGVTAFLNALLRSDISLEDDEESLREMMYLAIRRGTSEMKPELQRLYIEAERHASPDEMAYLPLIKERIDNGSLAEVLVRRYRQMEGMQDLLRDAESALRTNTPLLSI, from the coding sequence ATGATAGGCACAGAGCATGAGTACTCCATAAACGACCTCTGCTTCAATCCCCTCCCAATCTCAGATTTGCTCATAAAAAGATTGAGTGGGAGGGTCGAGCACGAGATAGATTTTGGCGCTCTACGCCTTTCAAAGGAGCTCCAGAAGCACGTCCTGGAGCTGGTTCCGCCACCGGCTGAGAGCCTTCAGGAGCTGGAGGCTTTGCTTTATGGTGGAGTCAGGAGGCTTTACAGCTGCTTCGGGGAGTACAGATTCCTCGGGCTGGGGATGCATCCCCTTCTAACACTGGACCAGACTACCTTCTGGGAGCATGACGAGGCCGAGTACTACCACATCTATGACAGGCTCTTCAACATAAAACAGCACGGCTGGCTGAACATTCAGGCTCTACAGATTAACATCTCATACGCCGGAAGCGATATGCTGGTGGAGATGTTCAACAGGCTGAGAGCCCTGCTGCCCTACCTGATAGCGATATCTGCAGCATCCCCGTTTGTTGAGGGCAGATTCACAGGATACATGGATAACAGGCTTCTTTTCTACATGGAGAACCAGCGGGAGATCCCGGAGATATGCCATGATGTGATACCTGAGAGAATCAGAAGCATCAGGGATTATGTTATAATAAACAGAGTGATATACAGGAAACTCCAGGAAAGAGGCGCAGATCTGCTCTGCAGGGAGTGGGTGAACTCCAGGGGGATTATCGTCAGGTTTAAAAGAAGATGTCTTGAGGTCAAAGCCATAGATGAGCAGGAGTGCATAAGATCTGATATGGGTGTGACCGCTTTCCTAAATGCACTTCTGCGAAGCGATATCTCCCTGGAGGATGATGAAGAGAGTCTGAGGGAGATGATGTATCTCGCCATCAGGAGAGGCACATCAGAGATGAAACCCGAGCTCCAGAGGCTTTACATAGAGGCGGAAAGGCACGCGTCTCCTGATGAGATGGCATATCTCCCGCTGATCAAAGAGCGCATCGATAACGGTAGCCTCGCAGAGGTTCTTGTTAGGAGATACCGGCAGATGGAAGGCATGCAAGATCTTCTAAGGGATGCGGAGAGTGCGCTGAGGACGAACACTCCTCTGCTCTCCATCTGA
- a CDS encoding gamma carbonic anhydrase family protein, with the protein MSEKSIWPAASVPEPPDLPYPSERSDWEALWCEPVVDETAWVSPGAVLIGRVVLKRESSVWYGCVLRGDESYIEVGEKSNIQDCSVLHVEPDTPCIIGDHVTLGHRVTVHASHIEDWAMVGIGATVLSGSVVGSGAIVAAGALVLEGTKVPPETLWAGVPAREIRKVTPELRERVISTNRQYANRAAMYLHREKLLAKGRGQQGSHQHSDNILL; encoded by the coding sequence ATGAGCGAAAAAAGCATATGGCCTGCAGCCTCAGTGCCTGAACCGCCCGATCTGCCGTATCCCTCTGAGAGATCTGACTGGGAGGCGCTGTGGTGCGAGCCGGTTGTGGATGAGACCGCATGGGTGAGCCCCGGCGCTGTTCTTATCGGACGGGTTGTTCTGAAGCGGGAAAGTTCTGTATGGTATGGATGCGTTCTCAGAGGAGATGAGTCCTACATAGAGGTCGGGGAGAAGAGCAACATCCAGGACTGCTCGGTGCTGCACGTGGAGCCGGACACGCCATGTATCATAGGGGATCACGTCACGCTCGGCCACAGGGTCACTGTGCATGCCTCTCATATAGAGGATTGGGCGATGGTGGGCATAGGCGCCACCGTTCTCAGCGGATCTGTTGTGGGCAGTGGCGCAATAGTTGCTGCGGGCGCTCTTGTGCTCGAGGGCACGAAGGTGCCGCCTGAGACGCTGTGGGCTGGTGTGCCAGCGAGAGAGATCAGAAAGGTTACGCCGGAGCTCAGGGAGCGGGTGATCTCGACGAACAGGCAGTACGCGAACAGGGCTGCGATGTACCTCCACAGGGAGAAGCTGCTCGCAAAAGGAAGGGGCCAGCAGGGCAGCCACCAGCATTCAGATAACATCCTGCTCTGA
- a CDS encoding ATP-grasp domain-containing protein, translating into MSRLGIFVNRQTLSSSEQLTALIKCRDAAESMGHTAEFIFPVDINRIPKLDALFIRANTDPMNATYVASRIASLYGIPVIDDPASIQICSDKINMYLHLMKKKLPIPRTVFPSKREIAPEYARALFERLGTPLVLKEPSTSFSARVEKASNVQEFMRIAKRFLRLSDWIVVQEYVPSSFDWRIGVLNGEFLYACRYVIPAQTFKIQASVNGHLVYCGVESVPPEDVPSEIIDLGIEAGKAIGKGLYGVDIKESNGRLYVIEVNDNPSLDGGEDVCYPEIYRRIISYLINGDQYADTLSYMPSGLQSYMRDARFDPSTQNVLGSEEPLAYRIDFER; encoded by the coding sequence TTGAGCAGGTTGGGAATATTCGTCAACAGACAAACGCTTAGCAGCTCAGAGCAGCTCACCGCGCTCATAAAGTGCAGAGATGCTGCCGAGAGCATGGGACACACTGCGGAGTTCATATTCCCGGTGGACATAAACAGGATTCCGAAGCTCGATGCTCTGTTCATAAGAGCCAACACGGATCCGATGAATGCGACGTATGTCGCATCTAGAATCGCGAGCCTTTACGGGATCCCTGTAATAGACGATCCAGCATCGATCCAGATATGCTCCGACAAGATCAACATGTACCTCCACCTGATGAAGAAGAAGCTGCCCATACCCAGGACGGTCTTCCCGAGCAAGAGGGAGATAGCGCCGGAGTACGCCAGGGCGCTCTTCGAGAGGCTCGGCACGCCGCTGGTGTTAAAGGAACCTTCGACATCGTTCTCGGCAAGGGTCGAGAAGGCGTCGAACGTCCAGGAGTTCATGAGGATAGCGAAGCGGTTCCTCAGGCTCTCGGACTGGATCGTGGTGCAGGAGTACGTGCCGAGCAGCTTCGACTGGAGGATTGGCGTGCTCAATGGAGAGTTCCTCTACGCATGCAGATATGTCATCCCAGCCCAGACCTTCAAGATCCAGGCATCTGTGAACGGTCATCTCGTTTACTGTGGGGTGGAGAGCGTTCCGCCGGAGGATGTGCCGTCGGAGATCATAGATCTGGGGATTGAGGCGGGAAAGGCCATAGGCAAGGGGCTGTACGGAGTGGACATCAAGGAGAGCAACGGCCGTCTCTACGTCATAGAGGTCAACGACAACCCATCGCTCGATGGCGGTGAGGATGTCTGCTACCCTGAGATATACAGGAGGATAATATCATACCTCATAAACGGCGATCAGTATGCGGACACGCTCAGCTACATGCCATCAGGGCTGCAGAGCTACATGAGAGATGCGAGGTTCGACCCATCCACCCAGAACGTGCTCGGATCCGAGGAACCTCTGGCATACAGGATCGACTTCGAGAGATGA
- a CDS encoding YkgJ family cysteine cluster protein — MTEVDSDVDSDVFSNICSSCGGICCIDARPPLTEKRAEILISAGLRPDDIEHAGYKRLRARDDGSCVLLENGRCRLHHLKPETCSAGPFTFDMMDGRVEIYLKRESICPLAGYLLRDREAYERQLKLAVEKILDLIENMREDELAAVLKIEEPETFKVMEISYDRHRA; from the coding sequence GTGACCGAAGTGGATTCTGATGTAGATTCTGATGTATTCAGCAACATCTGCAGCTCATGCGGTGGCATCTGCTGCATCGATGCAAGGCCGCCTCTTACGGAGAAGCGTGCGGAGATTCTGATCTCCGCAGGTCTACGCCCTGATGATATCGAACACGCTGGCTACAAGAGGCTCAGGGCGAGGGATGACGGGTCATGCGTGCTCCTGGAGAATGGAAGGTGCAGGCTGCATCATCTCAAGCCTGAGACGTGTTCAGCAGGTCCCTTCACCTTCGATATGATGGACGGAAGGGTGGAGATCTACCTCAAGAGGGAGAGCATATGCCCCCTCGCAGGTTATCTTCTCAGAGATCGAGAGGCGTACGAGAGACAGCTAAAGCTGGCGGTTGAGAAGATCCTCGATCTGATTGAGAATATGAGAGAGGATGAACTCGCAGCTGTTCTTAAAATAGAGGAGCCTGAGACGTTCAAGGTCATGGAGATCTCATATGATAGGCACAGAGCATGA
- a CDS encoding lysylphosphatidylglycerol synthase transmembrane domain-containing protein, with translation MYRDGIELPTPNARKSIALVVVGTSLYLTYLYHVGFSEIADSMRSVDLRIFSLGFILALLGVLFDGLAWRRVAIKFDCSMSVSDAFLMYLSCIFLNNLIPSGSFSGETARIYFLEKLASPGIDRSSATVAATRIITAVPFFFGIAIGMVYLVFETNAPAWAIATCSGIAFVLFGINAIFVGICFSSGWLEGIISRLIEFIEKVFNRRVDRNLCIGIVRRFHSAMNGFTEHRWTIIVSSAWAFAAWFCMNLVAFVTFKSMGIEVSMWAIFAVYAVMIFIQMLPLVLPGGIGLVDIVMITLFSAIGVPTSYAVAATILSRLIQLWFLTIAGGAATAYLLKRIDKTSQLKMKHAA, from the coding sequence GTGTATCGAGATGGGATAGAGCTTCCCACGCCGAACGCGAGAAAGTCGATCGCCCTGGTGGTGGTCGGCACATCGCTGTATCTCACGTACCTCTACCATGTCGGCTTCTCAGAGATAGCGGATAGCATGAGATCCGTGGATCTCCGCATCTTCTCTCTCGGATTCATCCTGGCGCTCCTCGGCGTGCTCTTCGACGGCCTCGCCTGGAGGCGTGTTGCCATCAAATTTGATTGCAGTATGTCGGTCTCGGATGCGTTTCTGATGTACCTATCCTGCATATTCCTCAACAATCTCATACCATCTGGGAGCTTCTCAGGCGAGACCGCAAGGATATACTTCCTGGAGAAGCTTGCGTCTCCTGGGATTGATCGGTCCTCGGCAACGGTCGCCGCGACGCGCATAATCACTGCCGTGCCGTTCTTTTTTGGAATCGCGATCGGCATGGTCTACCTAGTGTTCGAGACGAACGCGCCAGCGTGGGCGATCGCGACGTGCTCGGGAATCGCATTTGTTCTCTTCGGCATCAATGCGATATTCGTAGGCATATGCTTCTCGAGCGGCTGGCTTGAAGGGATCATATCGAGGCTGATCGAGTTCATCGAGAAGGTGTTCAATCGCAGGGTGGACAGAAACCTGTGCATCGGCATAGTCCGGAGATTCCACTCTGCAATGAATGGCTTCACGGAGCACAGGTGGACGATCATTGTGAGCTCAGCATGGGCGTTCGCAGCCTGGTTCTGCATGAATCTGGTCGCGTTTGTCACGTTCAAGTCGATGGGTATCGAAGTATCGATGTGGGCGATATTCGCGGTCTACGCTGTGATGATATTCATCCAGATGCTTCCTCTGGTGCTTCCCGGCGGCATCGGGCTTGTCGACATAGTGATGATAACGCTCTTCAGCGCCATCGGGGTTCCCACCAGCTACGCTGTCGCTGCGACAATACTCTCCAGACTGATACAGCTCTGGTTCCTTACGATCGCGGGAGGCGCTGCGACCGCATACCTTCTGAAGAGAATAGACAAAACATCGCAGCTCAAGATGAAACACGCCGCCTGA